GAACAAAGGATAACCAGACACTACAAAAcagcaacatgctgaaagtgatgaacttggcttcattgaaactgtcaggtaacttcctgGCTAGAAAAGCCACAATGAAACTGATAATGGCTAGAGAGCCCATATAGcccaaaacacagtaaaacatggtAGCTGAATTCTCATTACAAACTAGTATGATTTCCCCATAGAATGAATGTGGGTCTgtatctgggaatggaggagCGGTACTTAACCAAAGAGTACAAACACCAGCTTGAATAAAAGTGGAGAGAAGGATAATAGAATTTGCTGTTCTTTTGCCAACCCATTTTCTCATTTTGGCCCCTGGTTTGGTTGCCATGAAtgccagaaccacagtgatggtcTTTGCCAATACAGAAGAGAGGGCCAAAGAGAAGATGGTGCCAAAAGCCGTTTGTCGGAGAGGGCAGGTTGCCTTTCCAGGCTGTCCGATGAAGAGCAGGGAACAGAGGAAACAAAGGAGGAGGGAAACAAGAAGGATGTAGGTGAGGTTCCGGTTGTTAGCTTTTACTATTGGACTCTCCTTGTGCTTCATAAAAATTCCAAGAACTAAAGCTGtgacaaaagaaagagaaatagccATAATAAATAAGGTGATCCCCAAATCTTCGTTGTAAGTAAGGTAACTTATAATCCTTGGAATGCATTGAGTTTGGTTTTCATTGGCATACTGGTCTTCTGGACAATTGATGCAGGAATCCatgtcttaaaaaataaaaattaaagaagagaAAGAGTGATTTTAATATTCTCAAGTACAGAACAACAACAGGAGGAGTTGTCTGAGGACCCGATCATGTCATTACTAAGGAGGTAGGTTTAATCATTGTTTGAAGGCTATCCCTGCTTCTGGGTCTAATCCTGACCAGAAGGATACATGTATCAACACAGGTGTCCCATATGACCTTAAAGTGCCACTGTGCAATACCAGGCCAATGAAATTTCACAAGACTACTGACATCCAGGGCTGAGCAATGGGCCCTTGCCAGAGTAGTAcatactctagttatctcccacttgaatTATGGCAATGtgctccatgtggggctacctttgaaggtgacttagaaactacaactaatccagaatgcagcaactaGACAGGAGACTGGGAGTGGTTGCTGGAagcatataacaccggtcctaaagaaTCTACATTGGATCCCAATACatttccaagcaaaattcaaagtctAAATGGCCTCAGGGCCATATAGCCAAAGGAGGGTCTCCATCCTGGCTACTGAGGTCCAGTTTCAAGGGCTTTCTggtaagaagtgaagttacagggaaccaggcagcgggCCTTCCTGCTGGCGGCACCAGACATTTGGAATGTCATCCCATCAGAAGGAAATATACAAGTATTTGATTTTTATAAGACACCTGCAGCCCTGTATAATGAGGCTTGTcatttttgatattttattgtattttaaatattttgaagggagccactcagagtggctggggcaacccagtgggatgggtggcatataaattgttACTGTTATTGATATTCAGTCTCCCACCTTTCTTATCAGAGATCATCCCTTCTGGACATGgcacacaatcatagcagcaaaatttcgctccctccttctttttcctgtTGGAGCCAGGATAGCAGTTGTCATTACACACAGAAACTGGTAGTACCTGCACAGGAACATGATGGATGATGagaaatagtggggggggggttgtttgtttctTAAGAATGGTATGTAGGCAAATAGTGAAGAGAGCTTTAGATCATCCAATCTTACAGTACTGCCCATCTATTGAAGCTATTAGTATAGGACGGAGCTTTGGGGGAAAGCATAAGTGATGGTGGTATGTGATTCCATCTCTGTAAGACTGGTGGGGTGCTGTTTGCAAGAAATGGTTCTAATTACTCTGAGCTATACATATTTCAgactttatttacatatgtacaaaCTCAGTAGACATCATTCAGCCATCTGTACTGTCGGACTCAGATCCAGGAAGTAACTTTTGGCGGCTCTTTCTCCAACGTAAAAGCTTAGGGAGCTTTAATCTCCTCCTTGCGTTCTACATTTCTtatgaacatactttttattaattttacaaaatacaaaaaagcaaaaaaaaggtacatacttaagccccttttccacctccttcctacccacccacatgggtcctcccctgccacagaagtatcccatgtatgtgaacagtcagagatggtccattttatgcttgggtttctgtcctcccccccctcccctgaccccaaagcccccccctgccaccagggagctccagcaaaccagggcagtacgcaggaggacatccatccaaccatctattgtcataccaaaaaaaaaaaaaagagaaaaatagaaataggaaaaaaggggaaaaaaaagaaagggcgaaaaaacaaaaaacaaaaaacaatacaaaacaaaatttttttcttgcattcatagttgtaaaaccatattttgtgggcttcccctccccccccttccccggttttcatcccttttttatcatctgcaacagtttcttactttataaaaatacacctttgcatcttatacaacttataaatcaattgttaacattttcatctaatattcaaatcactgagaaatcaaactcccattttctctcccgtgcctaattttttgttttttctccctctataagcctccatattttcacattttccaaaatccattcacttttaaaactataactattctcaatttaaccttacatccccgattgccggctccacccccccaatccagcaaattccaaaatcagcagaccagttataaacctgttaatccatccttaatcacaacatcactttcccttcaccccaccccctgtttacagtcttttgccatccaggccaccatacaggacccctggatttcttctcttctctgcatattttttccttcttccctgtgggcgttctggagttccaataataccaatcgtgcccccctcaaaagcagggcactccatccaactttttgtagagtagagtcatcatttttttcgtggtgtgcttcattttgtgttgaatcatcacaatcctcatcttcatcttttccttccccatcattgtcattctcacattcatctttttcagtgtcaaaagcttcatctcctaaaaaatcatattccgccatcacctcctggaattttttctgtaactcttgccgtcgtgtctcctcttgacataactctattcttgtttcccacattaaggtcaaaacagaccgctggaactcaggggaacacttttttgttgacatatttcagtcctgccaaggtcaaaacttgtcacgtggggtggaatatgatcacagtttattttttcgactccattttaacaagctggctgcattcttcaagtcttattgacaatagagttcgaactcacatttcacaaacacttaagccaaaaaagaaattccacaaagtccagaaatacaaagtgaagtaaaatttgacttaaaatcctgacaactcacgtctgggctgccggctcccgagtggaaagaaAGGTAttttcttaggctgtacctcttattgcagggcagtcataaaccgcagtctctctccccttttcaccctgcatcaaaggggagattctctttgatgcctttgagggatcctttgaattgtaaatcttctgtttatggcttcgggtttctatttactgtctcttttgttgccgtggggggggggggtggcttcctcttttctcccctctctcccagatccaaattgttttataataatccaaatcatgagattacttacagtcttttccaatcgttttattttcggaagaatccagcgctctccgccttcggcttgaagcttctccctgctagaataacgttgccgctcaaaatggcccccgcgacttctaccctcctcgctccggagctcttattagagctagccgaagagctggggagtccggattgggtctgtgccgagcaaattgccctcgggacgcccttcccgaggttctaaggggcgcagcgtcgctctcgctgccctccccactcctagcagagacgggccgtctcggagacgagacgaagccccgccgatcgacgctggcgctgaatccggaagccctTGCGTTCTACATTTCAACTCCCACCTCTCCCTTGCTGATGGGACCTGCGTAGCCTCCCCCTCTGTTCCTGAGCTGGTGGAGTGGTGTTGGGGCTCCAGCTCTGCATCAGTGAGCCCCTTCCTTCCGTGGTTCCATCCTTCCTGCCACCCCATCCCCTTCTGCCATTTCCTGTCCTTCTCCCAGCTGTTCCTACCcagcctcctgctccctctttcccctcAAGGTTTTGATGGGCAGTGCCATGGCAATGTCCGAGCTATTTCTTTTCCTATATGGACATGATTtaccaatgaaatgaaatgaaatgacatTTATAAAGCCTAAACCTCTTCAGAGCTACTCTCCCCACACCCAGTTAAATATGATTAACTAGAATAATGCTCCTGAGGACGACCTTTTAAACTATATTGCTGCTCTTGTGACCAGGACATAGACATAACTAGCAAGGTGAAAAAATGCCCCTTGTAACTGAGAATGAGTTTAGGAAGCATAAAGAGAATTCAGTGATCTTTTTCAATAAGATATAACCCAAACAACTGAATCTGCTTCACATGACATAGCCTGGAGCAATTCTAACAGCAATTTGCAGGGGTGTGTGCGCCTCAAGGtaccctgtttttgttttttttaaaaacccaactgaAATAATGCAATAAACTGGAAGATTCTCTGAAAAATGCAGGTAAAGATCAAAGAGATGTCACTACTCTGTCTATGTGTCtttagaaagaaagggaggatcTTTAGAGTACTAGGCATATTTTAGGAC
The window above is part of the Zootoca vivipara chromosome 13, rZooViv1.1, whole genome shotgun sequence genome. Proteins encoded here:
- the LOC118077509 gene encoding vomeronasal type-2 receptor 26-like — protein: MTYKATLSLLSTQQKFVPNFSCDKQNQLIAIIGGCFSEISVNMAFISATYKTPQLIVFNNSVGETIRFDDNGELVTGFDVTNWMIFLNASVVRVKVGTLDPQAPRGKELTICDDQIVWHQSFNQVLPVSVCNDNCYPGSNRKKKEGAKFCCYDCVPCPEGMISDKKALVLGIFMKHKESPIVKANNRNLTYILLVSLLLCFLCSLLFIGQPGKATCPLRQTAFGTIFSLALSSVLAKTITVVLAFMATKPGAKMRKWVGKRTANSIILLSTFIQAGVCTLWLSTAPPFPDTDPHSFYGEIILVCNENSATMFYCVLGYMGSLAIISFIVAFLARKLPDSFNEAKFITFSMLLFCSVWLSFVPTYLSTKGKYMVAVEIFSILCSSAGLLGCIFFPKCYIIVLRPDLNSREHIMQRKI